In a single window of the Synechococcus sp. HK05 genome:
- a CDS encoding PilZ domain-containing protein, with amino-acid sequence MDIHDERRSEARSTLHRTWNVSVDSAVFGSRCAQVLDYSPSGIKLSLATVSGLEPGMQLAIHHPGTRCSYLATVAWCRQQQRTTTIGAELIEIAAGLRQAC; translated from the coding sequence GTGGATATCCATGACGAGCGGAGATCTGAGGCCCGTTCAACGTTGCATCGCACCTGGAATGTCAGCGTCGACAGCGCGGTGTTCGGCTCACGTTGTGCCCAGGTGCTCGATTACAGCCCATCGGGCATCAAGCTCTCACTGGCAACCGTGAGTGGGCTGGAACCTGGGATGCAGCTGGCGATCCATCATCCCGGCACGCGTTGCTCCTATCTGGCAACCGTTGCTTGGTGCCGCCAGCAACAGCGAACAACCACCATTGGTGCTGAACTCATCGAAATAGCTGCAGGCCTGCGTCAGGCTTGCTGA